CTACGCCCGGGAGGTGCCTTCCCGCTTGGAGGGGAGGGTTTTGGAGGTGGGGGCCTTCACCGGGGCCTTGGTGGGGTATTTGCAAAGGAAGCGCCCCGAGCTTGCCTTCCATGCCCTGGACGGGGTGGCGGAGGCGGTGGAGGTGGGGAAAAAGCGGGTGCCGGAGGTGGCCTGGCATGCCGCCTGGGCGGAGGAGGCGGAGCTTCCCCCCTTTGACACGGTGCTTCTCCTTTCCGTGTTCCCCGAGGGCTTTGTGGACCAGGAGCTGGAAAGCCGCCTCGAGGCCCCCGCCTTCTGGAAACATTTTCATTTCTTTGCCCGCCTGCCCCTCTTCGCCCGGCTTCTCAAGCCCGGGGGGCTTCTCGTCTACGGCCACGGGCCCTTTCTTGGCAAGAGCCCGGAAGGGGTGGAGGAGGGGCTAAGACACCTGGGGTTTTATCAGGTGGAGCGGGTGGGGGAAGGGGAGTACTTTCTGGTGCTGGCCAGAAGGCCCGAAGCCCTGTCGGAGGACGAAACGGCCTGGCCCCTGGAGGCTGGGATGGAGGAGGTGGAGGAGGCCCCCGTGCGGGTGCCCGTCCTGGCCCAGGTGGACATGGCGGAGGTGAGGGCCCTTTTGGAGGCGGGGCGGTATGCGGAGGTGCTGGCCCATCTGCCCGAGGGGGTGGAAGGGGAGGCGGCCTACCTGAGGGGGCGGGCCCTGTTCGCCCTTTCCCGCTATGCCGAGGCGGAGGAGGTCTTAAGGCGGGCCCTTTCCCAGGAGGCGGAGGACCTAAGGGCCATGGTGCTGGTGGAGCTCGGGGAGTACGAGCGGGCTAGGCCCCGCCTCGAGGCCCTGGCCGGGAGGGGAGGAAGGTACCGCATCTACCTGGGCCGGGTCTACCTGAGCCTGGGGCGGTATGCGGATGCCCTTAGGCAGTTTGTGGAATCGGGCCTGCCCGAGGCGGAGGGGTATGTGCGGGAGGCCCTGGAGCGGATCACGGAGCGCATGCGCCGCTTTGCCCGGGAAGGGGAGTGGGCGGAGGTGAGCCGCCGGGCGGAGTTCGTGGAGGATCTTGCCCCCAACCTCCTGACCCGGGAGATGCTCCGGCTTGGCTTGAAGGCGGCCCTGATCCAGGGGCTTTTTGCCCGAGCGGAACGGTATGCCCGGAGGCTTGCGGATCTGGACGAGGCCGAGGGCTTCCTGGGGCTTGCCCTGGTGGCCCTAAGGGTGCGCTCCCCTCTGGAGGTAGGGCCTCTGGAGGACTTGAAGCCGGTGGAGCCCTACCTCACCGAGGCCTTGGCCCGGGCGGAGATCCCTGAGGCCTTGCTGCTTCTTGGGATGCTGAGGGAAAGGGAGGGGCGCCACCCGGAGGCCCTGCGCCATTTGGAGCGGGCGGCGGAGCGGGGAGAGGGGGAGGTGGCGGGCCTGGCCTACCACCACCTGGCCCAGGTGAAGCGGGCCCTCGGGCGGCCCCTTAAGGAGGTCCTGGGGGATCACAAGCGGGCCCATGCCTTAAGGGCCTACCCCGCCCCCTACCTCTTCCAGCTGGCCCAGGAGGCCCTGGAGGGGGGCGAGGAGGTCCTGGCCCGGGAGCTTCTCTCCCGGGCCCGGGATGCGGGGCTTTCCCAGGTGGCCGAGGAGGACCTCATGGGGCTCCTCACCCTTTTGGAGAGGCTGGAGGGTCCCTGGGCTGCCTTCAGCGTCCTCTACCAGGCCCTAGGCCGCACGCCCAAGCCCCCCTTGGAGCTCCTGGCCTTGGCCTACCGCCTTTCCCGCGCTTTTCGGGAGAGCCCCGAGGCCTCGGAGGTGCGGGGGCAGTACCTGGCAGCCCTGTATGCCGAGGGGCGGGGGGAGGAGGTGGAAAGGCTCTTGCTGCAGGAGCTGGGGGCTGACCCCCAGGCCCTGGAGGTGCTCTTTGACCTGGCGGAGCACTATGAGGCCCAGGGCAACTGGGGGAAGGCGGCGGAGTACTGGCAGAAGGCCTTGGAGGTGGCCCTCTACCGGGAGAAGGACCTGGCCCTCGCCCGGGAGGTCCTGAGAAACCTCCTTTTCCTCAGGCCCCACGACGAGAGCCTTTCCCTTTACCTGGAGGAGCTTAAGGCGGTGAGCCGGGGCCTGGAGGCCCTGGGGGAAAGCCCGAAGGCCCCACCCGAGACCAGGGAGGAGCTCTTGGAGGAGGGCCTGCCCCAGTTCCACGGGGAGCACCTGCTGGTGGTGGGGGGGCACACCCAACTTCGGAGCCGGCTTGTGCCCCTCCTCGAGGCCCGGGGCCTCAAGGTGGACTGGTTTGATGCGGACACCGCCGGGGTGGGGAAGGAGGCCTTGAGGCGTATCCAGAACCGCCTGGAAAAGGCCCATGGCCTCATGGTGGTTTCCAGCTATGTGGGCCACGATTTCTCCGAGCCCGTGCGCCTCGAGGCGGAGCGCCTGGGGGTTCCGGTCTACGTGATCCCGGGGCGGGCCCGGGGGGCCACGGGGTTCTTAAGGGCCCTCAAGGCCTTTGCCCCCGAGCTCTTCAAGCGGGCCCTCAAGGGGGTACAGTAGGCTTTATGGAAGCGCGGGTTCTTAAGCTGGGCTACTCCCCCTGCCCCAACGACACCTTCATCTTCTACGCCCTGACCCATGGCCGGGTGGAAAGCCCTCTCCCCGTGGAGGCGGTTTTGGAGGACGTGGAGACCCTAAACCGCTGGGCTTTGGAGGGGAGGCTACCCCTGACCAAGCTCTCCTACGCCGCCTACGGGCGGGTGCGGGACCAGTATGTGGCCTTGCGGAGCGGGGGAGCCTTGGGAAGGGGGGTGGGCCCTTTGGTGGTGGCCAAGAAGCCCTTGGGGAGCCTCGAGGGGGCGCGGGTGGCCATTCCCGGGCGCAACACCACGGCCTTTTTGCTCCTTTCCCTGTATGCGGAGGGGTTTGTGCCGGTGGAGGTGCGCTACGACCGGATCATGCCCCTGGTGGCCCAGGGGGAGGTGGAGGCGGGCCTCATCATTCACGAAAGCCGCTTCACCTATCCCCAGTACGGGTTGGTGAAGCTTCTGGACCTGGGGGAGTGGTGGGAAGGGGAAACGGGCCTGCCCCTGCCCCTGGGGGCCATCCTGGCCCGGCGGGACCTGGGAGAGGGGCTCATCCGGGCCCTGGACCAGGCGGTGCGGCGGAGCCTGGAATACGCCTTGGCCCATCCTAAGGAGACCCTCCCCTATCTGAAGGCCCATGCCCAGGAGCTCTCGGAAGAGGTCATCTGGGCCCATGTGCGCACCTACGTGAACGGGTTCAGCCTGGACGTGGGGGAGGAAGGGGCGAAGGCGGTGGAGAGGCTCTTTGCTGAGGC
This portion of the Thermus neutrinimicus genome encodes:
- a CDS encoding tetratricopeptide repeat protein, giving the protein MPDELRLYLKERFGVLGPVSPGRFEAELAKRVGSPAKREPLLKAWRAYLSGGGREAVRSFYQEILKVPKGEALVYGMHLPFLEFYAREVPSRLEGRVLEVGAFTGALVGYLQRKRPELAFHALDGVAEAVEVGKKRVPEVAWHAAWAEEAELPPFDTVLLLSVFPEGFVDQELESRLEAPAFWKHFHFFARLPLFARLLKPGGLLVYGHGPFLGKSPEGVEEGLRHLGFYQVERVGEGEYFLVLARRPEALSEDETAWPLEAGMEEVEEAPVRVPVLAQVDMAEVRALLEAGRYAEVLAHLPEGVEGEAAYLRGRALFALSRYAEAEEVLRRALSQEAEDLRAMVLVELGEYERARPRLEALAGRGGRYRIYLGRVYLSLGRYADALRQFVESGLPEAEGYVREALERITERMRRFAREGEWAEVSRRAEFVEDLAPNLLTREMLRLGLKAALIQGLFARAERYARRLADLDEAEGFLGLALVALRVRSPLEVGPLEDLKPVEPYLTEALARAEIPEALLLLGMLREREGRHPEALRHLERAAERGEGEVAGLAYHHLAQVKRALGRPLKEVLGDHKRAHALRAYPAPYLFQLAQEALEGGEEVLARELLSRARDAGLSQVAEEDLMGLLTLLERLEGPWAAFSVLYQALGRTPKPPLELLALAYRLSRAFRESPEASEVRGQYLAALYAEGRGEEVERLLLQELGADPQALEVLFDLAEHYEAQGNWGKAAEYWQKALEVALYREKDLALAREVLRNLLFLRPHDESLSLYLEELKAVSRGLEALGESPKAPPETREELLEEGLPQFHGEHLLVVGGHTQLRSRLVPLLEARGLKVDWFDADTAGVGKEALRRIQNRLEKAHGLMVVSSYVGHDFSEPVRLEAERLGVPVYVIPGRARGATGFLRALKAFAPELFKRALKGVQ
- a CDS encoding menaquinone biosynthesis family protein produces the protein MEARVLKLGYSPCPNDTFIFYALTHGRVESPLPVEAVLEDVETLNRWALEGRLPLTKLSYAAYGRVRDQYVALRSGGALGRGVGPLVVAKKPLGSLEGARVAIPGRNTTAFLLLSLYAEGFVPVEVRYDRIMPLVAQGEVEAGLIIHESRFTYPQYGLVKLLDLGEWWEGETGLPLPLGAILARRDLGEGLIRALDQAVRRSLEYALAHPKETLPYLKAHAQELSEEVIWAHVRTYVNGFSLDVGEEGAKAVERLFAEAEARELLPPSQAPLFL